The window GAGATTCCAAAATGGTTAATCATTTTTATGGTTTATTATTTTTGCCATGTAGGATTGCTAGTGATTTCATTTGGAGGGTAAAAATACATCTATAAAGTATAAATATCATCTTCAATACGGAAGCTTGTTTTCCAAGAATGACCTATTTATCTATATTTATTTGAAATATTTATCGTTTTTTAGAGTATTTAGTATTTATGATGTATTATGTTCTGTGGCCCATTGCATACTTAGCCCACATTGTGCTAGCTCTTTTCCTTATGTTGTAATTATATATTGATGGAAATCAAATGATTTATTCATGGGAAAATAATCTGTAACAATGTTGTTAGGCTTCTTCCTACGACAAACATGGCCCTATTAGCCCAATCAGCAAAGTGCTTGCGTTCGGTAATAATCCCCTTGGCCCAATTCACTTAATGCTACCCATTCTCAAAAAGTTTTAATGGCTTCCACCCATTGGATAGCCCAATTCATGGCTGTGGTTTGTGTTCCCGGGCACAAATGATCATGAGACGACTCTTCAACAAGCCTTTAGCACCATGACTCTACAAGACTGAGAATATGTAGATTGGTATATATACTCCGGAGCGACATCACATCTTCTTGCCAACTCAGGTATATATGGCCCATCACTAACCCAAGAGATAGATACCTCATTCACTACTAAAGTGACCGGTTCGACCTAATGTTCTAAGTGAGGCGCGACTCTCGCTCGTAACATTGTCCCGACAAGTACGGTCTCTAATGAGTCACGGTTTTAGCTAAGCCAATAAATTCATGTTTATAAGCTGGTAATTTTTGGTAGTGGTCATCCAATTGATGGCTGGAAAACGCGATGGGGGTGTGCATTTTGTTGAAAAATTACACTAATTCCACTTTTGAAAGCATCACATTCTACGATGAATAAGGCTGAGAAGTCTGGTAATGCCAATATCGGGGACTCTGATAATGCTTGTTTCAAGCTTGCAAATAATGCCTCTGAATCAGGATTCCATTCGAAACTGTTCTTGCGAAGCATACTGATGAGTACACCTTTGATAATCTTGTAATCCTTTATGAACTTCATGTAGCAGCCGGTCAACCCCAGAAACCTGTGTAGAGTACAAACATTGTGCGGTTTTGGCCAATCCTAATCTTATTTTGCTCAGCTGGCACTCCTTTATTAATCATGTGACCTAAGTAATCCACTTCCTTACGACCAATGGaacattttgatttaaaaaaaataataataagtgaTGGGTCCGAAGGAGGGTAAAAACCGATTTCAAATGAATCAAATGATATGTTAAAGATCGACTATAGATTAGAGTATCATCGAAAAAACCAACACATGTGTTACTCCTGCTATTTGGCCTAAAAGAGTAATGGGTCTTGCAAACTCTATCTCATATCGTACAACGCTACGCAGACCCATACAAAAATTGCCAAACGCTTTATTCGTGTGTTCCTCCTGTTGTTTGGCCTAAAAGAGACTTAAAATTTGCACGATATACTTCTATAGTTCCCTCCTGGCCCAAACAGGTTAAACTTTCCAAGTGGGTTCATGCTTATTGGTGGCCCGAACCTAATTTTAAATTCTTCTGAGAATTGGCCCCAACTTAGGTGAGTCCTCATTTTTCTAAGATTATGATACCACGAACTGGCCTGCCCTTGTAGAGAGAAGATGGCTTGTTGCACCCATACATTTGGTGGGGTTTGTTGTTCTTCAAAGAAATCTTCACACTTTTGGATCCATTCGATCAGGTCACCTTTCCCGTCATAAGTTTGAAATTCCATCTTAGTAAACCTCAGTACCCGGCAGTGAGCTGTCTCGGTATCCTGAATCCTTGAAGTCGTCCCATATCTTGGGTGGCTCCAGTTCCTGATGATTGAATCCTTTAAATTTGGGTGAGTACCAATTATGTTTGAACGATTGTGGTTCCTTCATTCGCCGGAAGTTGTAACTCTTCATTGTTACTCTTCCTACCTCGAAAGATGGTTCCCCAAAAAAACCATTGCTCGACCACCTATCATTGATGTTGTCTATCCCTTTGCGTTTGTATTGCCACCAAGACCTATCCCTCTTCCTCTTCCCCGAACCTATTTATGGGGGTCTTTAAATCGTGCCATGTTAACTTCCTGTTCTACGTTTTCCTCCCCATTCCCCTCTGACCTAACATGTTTGTCATATTTTTTTGTCTTTGTGTCAACAACCCTTCCATCAAGGATGTTTGCTCGGTCTGCAAGGTTTCGACAACAACATTTAATTCATTAGTGTTTTGCGTTTGCTGGATTATGAACGCCTCTAGTTTCTTCATCAAAATCTTCTATTCAAGTGGACATCACGAGGGAATCTGATACCAAACATGTTATGACCTGAGATCAAGATCTTGTGATTGGACCAGTGTAAGTGTTAAAGCCAATAGGTGCTATTATCTAAGCTAGCTTTGCCTCCCTTCTAGGAGACCAAGCTTAAATAAAACTGATTAAAACTGAGAAGCTAAACTAAGTTTAAAAACTCAAAGCATGTATGTtttttagggataatgacttaggagggtaataacgtttcctgtttgtccattttaggtccctaacgtattttttgtgcgtattacaccattaaggttaTTATAACCGTTTCCAAATAGTCCTTTTAACAGGAAGAAGCCGGTAAAAGGATTATTTATAAACGGTTATAAcaaccttaatggtgtaatatACACAAAAAAATACGTTGGGGACCTAATATGGACAAACGGGaaacgttattaccctcctaagtcattatcccatgaAACTATAAACCCTTATAGtaaatttttactttttaaataagAAACTTGTAGGTCTTGGGGTTGGTAATTTGGATGTTTTAACATCGGTCTTCTTTATAAATGGAAGTGGCGGTTTCTTAATGACAATGGAGCTCTTCGggttaaaattgtcaaatttttTCATGGGGGAAGATGGTTGTTTTTCGGACGATTCGAGAATAGGAATTGGAGGGGTGTTTGGCAAAAGATTGTAGGATCCATTAATCACCTCCATGAAAAAGGTTGTATTCCTTCTAATTACATGTATAGAGTGGTGGGGGATGAGACTCAAACGAGATTCTAGAAGGATGTTTGGTGCTTGAATATTCCTCTTAGGGAGCGGTTCGGGAGGCTCTTTGCTTTGGCCTTTAATTAAGATGCTCGAGTAAGTGAATAATGGGATCCGGGGGGATTAATTTTCATTGGCGTCGGGGGATTAGAGGAGGGGCTGAATCgaaccaatttaattatcttGTAGAAGGATGTTTGGTGCTTGAATATTCCTCTTAGGGAGCGGTTCGGGAGGCTCTTTGCTTTAGCCTTTAATCAAGATGCTCGAGTAAGTAAATAATGGGATCCGGAGGGATGTAATTTTCATTGGCCCCTCCTCTAATCCCCCGATGCCAATGAAAATTACATCCCCCCCAGATCCCATTATTCACTTACTCGAGCATCTTGATTAAAGGCCAAAGAAAAGAGCCTCCCGAACCGCTCCCTAAGAGGAATATCCAAGCACCAAACATCCTTCTAGAACCTCGTTTGAGTCTCATCCCCCACCACTCTATACATGTAATTAGAAGGAATACAACCATTCTCATGGAGGTGATTAATGGATCCTATAATCTTTTGCCAAATACCCCCTCCAATTCCTATTCTCGAATCTTCCGAAAAACCACCACCTTCCCCATgacaaaatttgacaattttaagCCAAAGAGCTCCCTTGTCATTAAGAAACCGCCACTTCCAGTTATAAAGAAGACCAAGGTTAAAAACATCCAAACTACCAACCCCAAGACCTACAAGTTtcttattttaaaagtataaatttactatatgggtttatagtttcatgggataatgacttaggagggaaATAACGTTTCCCGTTTGTCCATATTAGGTCCCCAACGTATTTTTTGTGTatattacaccattaaggttgTTATAATCGTTTATAAATAATCCTTTTACCGGCTTCTTCCTGTTAAAAGGACTATTTGTAAACGGTTATAAtaaccttaatggtgtaatacgcacaaaaaatacGTTAGGGACTTAAAATAGACAAACAGAaaacgttattaccctcctaagtcattatcccatgtTTTTTATTCCAATCGACTGGCCCTTAAATAGGGATTAAACACACCAAAACAGACCCCTCCTTTAATAATAATAACAGTGTTGCAAAAATCGGCATTGACGACCGATTAATCGTTTGACGACTTTGAACCGATTACAATTAGGGTGTTTGATGGAAattggtcaaaatcggtcaaactcgaTTTCGGTTGTCCTTGGCGGCCTCGGTGGTTATAGGAgggaaatataaaaaaaaatcaaaatttttaattttcaaatattacaccaaaattttaattttcaaatttataaagttttcaaattttaaaatattatactaaaattttCAATACTtcaatatttcaaaattttaaattttcaaatatttaaaattttaggaaatatttatttttaaaataattttattaataattcagggtctccgattaatccccgATTAATCTCTGCCATGTCCGATTAATCGTTTATCATCAGTCAACTACCGAGCTATTGTCGAATGATTTTTACAaccttaaataataataaaaaattcttTCCTAACGATTAAATCATACTAAAAATATAAAGATTTTATCCTAATTTAAAATATAGACTTAATAATAAAGATAAATGCTAGATGCTTCTAGACTTCCTTTGATAAGCCTTTCCGTATTTCCCATTCGAAACACTCTTGTCATTAGTTTGATATTGACTAGTCGTGAGACCATATATTAcgtaagttaatttaaaaaaatattaaatatataagtcaaaatatttaaaaactttgaatttataagaaaataaaaaaaataatgatttattataatgtaaatgtttttttatcttttaaaataaaaaaataatttaaataaagaaaaaagaaactaatgagcttttattttggaaatttaagtttattactacatttattgcaattattacattaaaatattatgtaaaatttaataaaataacaaaactcataaaataacatgtggaaaaaattaattcaaaataaccacaaaatgacatttgacaaattgaacgAGAAGGTaacaagtgaaaaaaaaaaaaaaaaaaaaaaaaaaaaaaacttaatttattagaaagGATTTGGTGTTTTGATCATATTTGAAACCAAAGATTACTTCAAATTGGATTTCTATTTTTtctatttattaatgttttaattAATTACTTGGAAATAAAAGGGTACCTATCCTACAATGATCAATCTCTTTTCTCTACTCGTACAAAACTCATTTTTTGTGGATTTTCCCATCGGGTGTCGTCTCCCTCCTACCACGGTACCACCTGCCATTTTTCTTCGGTTTTGGTTTTCTTCTTTTGGATTTGAGTTTTGGTTCATTAGGTTTAAATTTTTTTACTGGGTTTACATGATTTTGGTTTGGATTTGCATGTTTTGGTTTTATATCTTCATGATTTTGATGTTGTAGGTTTCAATTTGTACAACTGAATTTTTAGGTTTACTTTTAagcttataaaaaaaatatatacatattttttattGTTTGAATTGATTTTTTAAATAGAAATCAAATATCTTTTTACCTTATGTTTCGGTCTATTTTACTACTTTCTACACTAATATAAGGTCATCACCAATAGGGATTTAATGGGGAAAAAGTGAGTTCGATACATAAACCCACCATTATGGGTGAAGTTCAATGAAATGGGGTTTAATTCTCATTGAACGgtagtatgtatttttttttttaaaccattTCACCAATAAAACTTTGTATTTAAATAATTACACCCTATACACATGCACAAGGTATATGTCATTATTTTCTTACTTATaatatttgtaatttattttattttatattcaatAATTTAAATCATTAAGGtaatttatattataatattctagacaaaaaaatatttaaatcttaaaaatactttaaaacaataacatatacaacaatctttaattaataatttataatttgtaatttttaatttctaattaatgtaATATTGTAGTTTtacaatattatttataaaaagataTAATTAAATGTTGATGTGGAAATTCATTAAACTCTTAAAAATTTAATGGAGTTTAGAGTTTAATGGATAAAAATGATATAGTTAGTGGAATGCTGATGTGACAACCTAAGTATCAAAATCAAATGCCGGAATTAATCAGAGAGAGAATTATTAGATTTCATAAGTCATTGTTTTATAACAGCACCAAAACTTCTAAGAACTACACACTAGAATGATATtgaatttctctttttttttttttttttttttttttttttttttttttttttttaaattacgcTCAACTATTCATATGTTCCATaacaatacatttttattatatgTAACATCTTATGTCCCATCCCAATTTTCGTAATACAATCCCAAGATCTTAAAAGTTTTAACCAAAATCAAATAAACAAAAGCATATTGCTTAAAAAAACTGAGGCATTAAAACAAGGATAACCAAACACAAGATGCGCATGTACATGAATAAATGTCTAATCAACATGATTTGTTGCTTATTTATCAAGAAGGTGACACTAATATTTCATAAGAATCAAACAATTAATTATAATCATGTGAAACCAACTTTATGAGAAAACACTATTGTTCAAGAAAACTACTTAATTAAACGCTCAAATAAAAAACTAACTGACGATTAAGTGGACACCTCACATCGATATGTACCTACACTTTGAGAACGAACTATATGAACAATGAATGACCAAAACAAGAATGATCCATGATTTCGAAATTCAAATCTAAATCCTCACCATCCCCGATAGCTATCATGTTTGTTTTCTTCATCTTTagcttcaagaacaaagaattctaTCATCTTCCTCAAACGACTAAACATGTAAAACATCACCATATAAAACAAAAGATTGCATATTTCTTCTCCCACAATAGACACCCACCGGTAGTACTTGTAACCTAAAGAGACCTTCACTACAAAAATAGGAATCCTCCAATAGAACAAATATCCCGTAGCCACAATTAAAAAGCACGTCCAAAACACTACCAAACTCTTAAAAACCTTATCGTCAGTCATATAAGAAGCATGGTCCAACGACCTAATCGACATGAAAATTGGGAACAAAATACCAAAGATGCGCATCATCATCTCAAGACAGAAAGGGATCCATTCTTCAGAAGAGGTGTCATCCCTTATTATAAGGGAAGGTAAATAAGACAACAAAGTCAAAAGTAGAAAAATCCCGAGGCAAAACAACATTACGAATACCTCATGACCTTCCAAGCAAGACCATCTGGTAGAGTTCAATGTGATCACAGCGAACAAGAACACAATCCTGAAAAACTGTAATGTGTAAACCATGGTATCCCATCCATGAGGAGTACCTGTAACCTCCACATAGTGTTTTTCCATAGACTTACTAATCAATAGAAGCACACTCACAACAAGCAACCCACCCATTAGTAAATCAACCATGCAAATAGATTTTTTGTTCTTGAAGCACAAGAAgatccaaaaccctagaaaaaacAAATAAACGAGAGAGAATTTGAAGTAAAACGACGGGAGCTGTGTTAGTGACAGATAGATCTTTGTAGTGTCGTTAACTGTGTTGTAGAGCTCTGTGCGGACGTCCATGGTAACGTAGGTTTTGTCGTTGCAATTGGCGTAGTAGAGGGATAACATATTGGGATATGGCGTAGGGTACGTCATGTTGAATGAAGAATAAGGACATGAGAGATTTTGGAACGTAAAGAGAGGTGAGATGAGTCTGGAATTCATTACGCAGAATTTACGGTTAAATAATTGGAGGGCGAGTTCTTTCAAGTCTGATTGGACAAGGAAGAAACCCATACTTGAAGGATCAAAATCATAGGGGGAGATGACCGACACGTTGGAGATCGCGACTGAGACAAAACCGGTATTTGTGAACTCAAACTCCTCAAATAATATCAAATATTGGTCATTCCATCGGATATTCCGTGATTGGATCTCCGCTGTTGACGGTGGAGTGAAGAGGAGGAGCACGGCGAGGATAATTATTCCTAAAACCCTCATTGTATTCTAACGGTGGTGACCTAGGTGATTGACGAGGGTTTTAGTATAGGTAATCGATTGGGGTTCATGATCTCCTATATATATTATGGTTTTGTACGTAAGATATGGAATAagtttaaaaaacaaaataatttttttttataattacccTCGTCTAATAGCAATTATGAAGGGAAAGAAGTTTTTTTATAACACATGTATTATACGGTTGACCAAATAAaacaatattaaattttaaaaagtgtaaaagtCATTGAATTCAAAATTAAATGGTTAAAAGTCAAAAAACATATATGAcattttaataaattaatgaaatatttaaaataaaatagtaATAGAGACCAATGTATGttgtgttaaaaaaataaaagtatgttgttattataggTTAAAAACGAAAATAAGTTGTTATTGTgggtaaataaataaaagtatgttgttatattgACCAAATCATTATGTGACAAAAGGAAATTCCATAAAGGAAATTATATGTTCCTTGAAATACAATCCTCCATTCGTTGCTTTTTACCACATTGTGTCGATTGTGTCGTCGTATCATCTCGCTGGAAATCATTGATCATCGACTACAGTTGGCCATTCTCGACGAAAACTACACCAGTCAACTACCCACACAATGTGCAATAAACCCCAGAAAGCATAAAACCTCCAGCCGACCATTCATTATATATACCGCCATCGATGACGACAATGTTAGATCAAGAGTTTTCAAACACTACAGGTGGTGGCAATgttgtagaactcgttattcGGTAACCGTCGAGTAGTGAATACTCAGATTTGGTAATtcatgtaaaaatatttttagtgaaatta of the Lactuca sativa cultivar Salinas chromosome 6, Lsat_Salinas_v11, whole genome shotgun sequence genome contains:
- the LOC122194821 gene encoding protein CANDIDATE G-PROTEIN COUPLED RECEPTOR 7-like, coding for MRVLGIIILAVLLLFTPPSTAEIQSRNIRWNDQYLILFEEFEFTNTGFVSVAISNVSVISPYDFDPSSMGFFLVQSDLKELALQLFNRKFCVMNSRLISPLFTFQNLSCPYSSFNMTYPTPYPNMLSLYYANCNDKTYVTMDVRTELYNTVNDTTKIYLSLTQLPSFYFKFSLVYLFFLGFWIFLCFKNKKSICMVDLLMGGLLVVSVLLLISKSMEKHYVEVTGTPHGWDTMVYTLQFFRIVFLFAVITLNSTRWSCLEGHEVFVMLFCLGIFLLLTLLSYLPSLIIRDDTSSEEWIPFCLEMMMRIFGILFPIFMSIRSLDHASYMTDDKVFKSLVVFWTCFLIVATGYLFYWRIPIFVVKVSLGYKYYRWVSIVGEEICNLLFYMVMFYMFSRLRKMIEFFVLEAKDEENKHDSYRGW